From Streptomyces sp. CMB-StM0423, a single genomic window includes:
- a CDS encoding alpha/beta hydrolase: MEDMVDNGQQRGASPAGGTDTSGRRSTSRRLALRGLAASAGGAVLAAGVGTGTARAAGARRRHPGVRTYVLVHGTHSAGAFWTEIGRELALRGHRVVAVDQPLHGTERFVPKAYQTQDLAALATEPSPVAALSLDDFEVRVTDAVRRAARLGGPVVLVGHSMGGLSVSRVGNAVPELLDHICYMAAFCPSRTMPSLDACATSPEGQEAVSPVEQVIGDPERLGALRLNWRSANPRDLAVFREMICANYSDAAFLRVLEGMQTDESLTAYAGRAVGRAHTWGRIPRTYLRFGKDRTVATGLQDRMIAEADALTPHNRFTVHDFPDAGHLGPADPAPVTDALHGLPLR, encoded by the coding sequence ATGGAAGACATGGTTGACAACGGACAACAGCGCGGCGCCAGTCCCGCAGGCGGTACGGACACGTCCGGCCGTCGGAGTACCTCGCGGCGGCTCGCCCTGCGGGGGCTCGCGGCCTCGGCGGGCGGCGCGGTGCTCGCCGCAGGCGTCGGTACGGGGACCGCGCGGGCGGCCGGTGCCCGGCGGCGGCACCCGGGCGTGCGCACGTACGTCCTCGTCCACGGCACGCACAGCGCCGGCGCGTTCTGGACGGAGATCGGGCGGGAACTGGCGCTGCGCGGGCACCGCGTCGTCGCCGTGGACCAGCCGCTGCACGGCACCGAGCGGTTCGTGCCGAAGGCGTACCAGACGCAGGATCTGGCGGCTCTCGCGACGGAGCCCTCGCCGGTCGCCGCGCTGAGCCTGGACGACTTCGAGGTGCGCGTCACCGACGCCGTACGCCGGGCCGCGCGCCTCGGCGGGCCCGTGGTGCTGGTCGGGCACAGCATGGGCGGCCTGTCGGTGAGCCGCGTGGGGAACGCCGTACCCGAACTCCTCGACCACATCTGCTACATGGCCGCCTTCTGCCCGAGCCGCACCATGCCGTCCCTGGACGCCTGCGCCACCTCCCCCGAGGGGCAGGAGGCCGTCAGCCCGGTGGAACAGGTCATCGGCGACCCGGAGAGGCTGGGCGCACTGCGGCTGAACTGGCGCAGCGCGAACCCCCGTGACCTCGCGGTGTTCAGGGAGATGATCTGCGCGAACTACTCGGACGCCGCGTTCCTGCGGGTGCTGGAGGGCATGCAGACGGACGAGTCGCTGACGGCGTACGCCGGCCGGGCGGTGGGGCGTGCGCACACGTGGGGGCGGATTCCGCGCACATATCTGCGGTTCGGCAAGGACAGGACCGTGGCCACCGGGCTCCAGGACCGCATGATCGCGGAGGCCGACGCACTCACCCCGCATAACCGCTTCACGGTCCACGACTTCCCGGACGCCGGCCACCTCGGCCCGGCCGATCCCGCCCCCGTGACCGACGCCCTGCACGGGCTGCCGCTCCGCTGA
- a CDS encoding class I SAM-dependent methyltransferase, giving the protein MSVGFSGDVAEYYAQYRRGYPSEVLDVLQAAFAMSDEDAVLDLGCGTGQLAVPLASRVGSVIGMDPEPDMLRLARRTAARQGLRNVTWVLGADSDVPALAGLMGRRPLGMAVIGQALHWMRHEELFQALFPLCRRGGGIAVVANGAPLWLQDSDWSRVLRSCLEDYFGTRLEATCGTGADDRRRYAQALADAGFADVREDVLDYRVELAFDEVIGSVCSAIPADRLPGPQERPAFAERIRQALPSAPYREDVRVTMLIARLT; this is encoded by the coding sequence ATGTCCGTGGGGTTCAGTGGTGACGTCGCCGAGTACTACGCGCAATACCGCCGTGGGTATCCGTCCGAAGTTCTCGACGTCCTGCAGGCGGCCTTCGCGATGTCTGACGAGGATGCCGTTCTCGATCTCGGGTGCGGCACCGGCCAGTTGGCCGTTCCGCTCGCGTCCCGCGTCGGTTCGGTCATCGGCATGGATCCGGAGCCGGACATGCTCCGGCTCGCCAGGCGGACCGCGGCAAGACAAGGGCTGCGGAACGTGACGTGGGTGCTGGGTGCCGACTCCGATGTCCCCGCACTGGCCGGGCTGATGGGACGGCGGCCTCTGGGGATGGCCGTGATCGGACAGGCACTGCACTGGATGCGGCACGAGGAGCTGTTCCAGGCGTTGTTTCCGCTGTGCCGCCGGGGCGGGGGCATCGCGGTGGTGGCCAACGGCGCGCCCTTGTGGCTGCAGGACAGCGACTGGTCGCGCGTGCTGCGATCGTGTCTGGAGGACTACTTCGGCACCCGGCTGGAGGCCACGTGCGGGACCGGCGCGGACGACCGGCGCCGGTATGCGCAGGCGCTGGCGGACGCCGGGTTCGCCGACGTACGGGAAGACGTCCTGGACTACCGCGTCGAGCTGGCCTTCGATGAGGTCATCGGCTCGGTCTGCTCCGCGATCCCCGCCGACCGGCTTCCCGGCCCACAGGAGCGGCCGGCCTTCGCCGAACGGATCCGCCAGGCGCTGCCATCGGCCCCCTACCGTGAGGACGTCCGGGTAACCATGCTGATCGCGCGGTTGACGTGA